From the genome of Phalacrocorax aristotelis chromosome 15, bGulAri2.1, whole genome shotgun sequence, one region includes:
- the PRR14L gene encoding protein PRR14L isoform X3, producing the protein MLSSGVESPHDSSLSDVIEGLYTGLPEHISAELMAVSEPNVGLDAKSDVSTPVLAHSDRLSAQRCGTLGVENFCQKTEDLGDTLQGISHGPAGSPTEELLKAGALEEDEKNRRNFRKLDCSSDGCQKEDEEAQDAEECRADCCALTPAESSSKQEDPHLNQHESSRTCRTEIAGALKNTEENQANVQVTAETLPKLTEEVQGPKKRELGTDEKKEVSSLTANPSEYSASICDMCLLLNNMNIQTQHASQTEKTLRPMENQSLACQSEFGGPVPGSKQRLESFNNQPNAGLQTKATSVEETKISICFSQNEEMLLKTSGDLPLLVHKHARQDSFQRTLEENVADLDSLNDVRNEGCPGYTGFVSDLIEQKKIEPKEHENGCEREDKGTLEESFSGSKSHCSQHACFVECAKEKAQLVFAGKKMQQSLPKMKWLVEDQKNTGSTGFLPFSTSHGRLLHKPENMNVLSETENKKTIKSVVNNSCPQLTFEPGKETDAPKNIGLSHFGKLDIQESFNETQAASETPPALDLGISLPEKEKLCMLSENTQIENCDLSLAEVFSKDSSVTKPLSVTMSVKRKASNTEIPSSEHETATGFLNGGKSSRVCAHRKGSLRDEGHSLLTVKDMDVTLPKSTHCGETFKETSVEEKMGREGPPRKKLPINGEDCLWASLEDSRESGSKILSTENYGKVLEEIPRSNLNNLSKERKNATKLTNLAGTSLLSETVHDCQAEGASNTEASPESQYNTTPTLCPRITILPNSCKDLSPNCVVCSEVCVPYKLNAQSKDNVKEITEGQDTLPTHSVRKENEALGSERLDQIEKCQVLKRKKKYKKVDVHLSDEAQQEQKSEHQHKAKITLQPSMLHSSERLCSSSTELVTSRNMTFEGPSEEIFAVRSSENKLCSTLQEVKRPKITTDIISSQVLKTQDSEMENLKLTLGYDGIPGAFGMTNKLREPLPLKRQPGRTCKKVPASYQLKTIRKSKNPKSSPFFETPPEIFPKQENTLLKSLYLKTMETGTDMTFMHMPRQRAKRCSLLNSLKFRRRTKEPALLSKLSAMATKLLAPAKSINNLEPLPYSSEILPAAERYSQRRSKNLLEVFSCINRNLHSHWADSWCTKMFSFQPLALYPVESTKILFPDLSHKPPTSFLDTPVFPVSVHIKLDSSPVTDLTRITFQHSVQHRPVLGEMPAPPSKWTFSFLLSQNCPDTTAFKEDSSLDNELHSSLSATTPRAVALHPDRGRNAIAERRGGCSMLGLHTVLALSSPGCYRIWTRRRNLTSHIPTIQRLFISQFAQGLKGTRYPTSGSDDLVSSLPYSLGRVLSIWSQHGPSACPSEITLLHSSHCKWQPSVGIENSYAILPHLPVQSMEALQTAGHEICLEASFPLPLPKSCSLPESSPSPPGLSASELQVHALDEADASVPACLRSQDDTELKKTESEKRPKKVSQIRIRKTLPKPDTNLTPMGLPKPKRLKKKEFSLEEIYTNKNYKSPPPARSLETIFEEPKEKNGCLISVSQQKRKRILEFQDFTLPRKRKARGKIKAAGSFTRAKKAALQSAEVDALLSQKLMDLETFLAKEAEQEEASSI; encoded by the exons ATGCTATCATCTGGGGTGGAATCTCCCCATGATTCTTCTCTGTCTGATGTAATAGAGGGATTGTACACTGGGCTGCCAGAGCACATCTCTGCTGAACTTATGGCTGTGTCGGAGCCTAACGTTGGATTAGATGCAAAATCTGACGTGTCGACGCCCGTGCTAGCACACAGTGACAGGCTATCAGCTCAGCGCTGTGGTACTTTGGGCGTAGAAAACTTTTGCCAGAAGACAGAGGATTTGGGTGATACGCTCCAGGGGATTTCTCATGGGCCAGCAGGATCCCCCACTGAAGAATTACTAAAGGCTGGGGCCCTTGAAGAggatgaaaaaaatagaagaaactTTAGGAAACTAGACTGTTCTAGTGACGGATGCCAGAAGGAGGACGAGGAGGCACAAGATGCTGAGGAGTGTCGTGCTGACTGTTGTGCTTTGACTCCTGCGGAAAGTTCGTCAAAACAA GAGGACCCTCACTTAAATCAGCATGAGTCTTCGAGAACCTGTCGCACTGAAATAGCGGGAGCTCTGAAGAACACAG aagaaaaccaagCAAATGTTCAGGTGACAGCTGAAACTCTGCCAAAGCTCACTGAAGAAGTACAAG GCCCAAAGAAGAGAGAACTAGGCACAGACGAGAAGAAAGAAGTGTCATCGCTCACAGCTAATCCCTCTGAGTATAGTGCTTCAATCTGTGATATGTGTCTGTTACTCAACAACATGAATATTCAAACACAGCATGCTAGCCAAACAGAAAAGACCCTTCGTCCAATGGAAAATCAGTCTCTCGCATGCCAGAGTGAGTTTGGTGGCCCCGTTCCAGGCAGCAAGCAACGTTTAGAAAGCTTCAACAACCAACCAAACGCTGGCTTACAAACTAAGGCTACTTCTGTGGAAGAAACCAAAATATCAATTTGCTTTAGTCAAAACGAAGAGATGCTGTTAAAAACAAGTGGCGACCTGCCTCTGTTAGTTCATAAACATGCAAGACAAGACAGTTTTCAAAGAACTCTAGAAGAGAATGTAGCAGATTTGGACTCTTTGAATGATGTGAGAAATGAAGGCTGTCCAGGATACACGGGTTTCGTCAGTGATCTAATtgagcagaagaaaattgaaCCAAAAGAACATGAGAATGGATGTGAAAGAGAAGATAAAGGAACTCTTGAAGAAAGCTTTTCTGGTAGCAAATCACATTGCTCACAGCATGCTTGCTTTGTCGAATGTGCAAAAGAGAAAGCACAGCTAgtgtttgcaggaaaaaaaatgcagcaatcTTTGCCAAAGATGAAGTGGTTGGTAGAGGACCAGAAAAATACAGGTAGTACTGgatttcttcccttctcaaCAAGTCATGGGAGGCTGTTACATAAGCCAGAAAATATGAATGTgctttcagagacagaaaacaaaaaaacaataaaatctgTCGTAAATAACTCTTGCCCGCAGTTAACATTTGAGCCTGGCAAAGAAACTGATGCTCCAAAGAATATTGGTTTATCCCATTTCGGAAAGCTTGACATCCAAGAATCTTTTAATGAGACTCAGGCGGCTTCAGAAACACCACCAGCTCTGGACTTGGGAATCTCTCTGCCcgagaaagaaaagctgtgtaTGTTGTCTGAGAATACACAAATAGAAAATTGTGATTTGTCTTTAGCCGAAGTTTTTAGCAAAGATTCCTCAGTGACAAAACCTCTTTCTGTAACAATGTCTGTGAAGAGAAAAGCCAGCAATACTGAGATTCCATCTTCAGAGCATGAAACAGCAACTGGCTTTTTAAACGGTGGAAAAAGCTCAAGAGTTTGTGCACACAGGAAAGGAAGTCTGAGAGATGAGGGGCATAGCTTGCTAACTGTAAAAGACATGGATGTGACCCTGCCAAAAAGTACTCACTGTGGAGAGACGTTTAAGGAGACATCTGTAGAAGAGAAGATGGGAAGAGAAGGACCCCCTAGAAAAAAGCTTCCCATCAATGGAGAAGATTGTCTCTGGGCCTCATTAGAAGATTCAAGAGAGTCTGGTAGCAAAATACTCAGTACTGAGAATTATGGAAAGGTTTTGGAAGAAATCCCAAGGTCTAACCTAAATaatctttcaaaagaaagaaaaaatgctacAAAGCTCACAAACTTAGCAGGTACCAGTCTACTTTCAGAAACTGTGCATGATTGTCAAGCTGAAGGTGCGTCCAACACAGAAGCTTCACCAGAATCGCAGTATAATACAACACCCACGCTTTGTCCGCGTATAACCATACTTCCAAACAGTTGCAAGGACTTGTCCCCAAACTGTGTGGTTTGCAGTGAAGTATGTGTGCCTTACAAATTAAATGCACAGAGCAAAGATAATGTAAAGGAGATTACAGAAGGCCAGGACACTCTACCAACTCATTCAGTTCGCAAGGAAAATGAGGCTCTAGGTTCAGAGAGACTTGATCAAATAGAGAAATGTCAGGTACTTAAACGAAAGAAGAAGTATAAGAAGGTGGATGTACATCTGTCAGACGAGGCACAACAAGAACAGAAGTCAGAACATCAACATAAAGCAAAAATCACACTGCAACCAAGTATGTTGCACAGTTCTGAACGCTTATGCAGCTCTTCAACTGAGTTGGTGACATCAAGAAATATGACATTTGAAGGTCCTTCAGAGGAGATTTTTGCTGTCAGAAGCAGTGAAAATAAACTATGTAGCACTTTACAAGAAGTCAAAAGGCCAAAGATTACCACAGATATTATTAGTTCACAGGTTTTGAAGACTCAGgattcagaaatggaaaacctGAAACTTACTTTAGGGTATGATGGAATCCCTGGTGCCTTTGGAATGACGAATAAACTAAGAGAACCTCTTCCATTAAAAAGACAGCCTGGAAGGACATGCAAAAAAGTTCCTGCATCGTATCAGCTAAAAAccataagaaaaagcaaaaacccgAAAAGTTCACCTTTTTTTGAGACTCCCCCAGAAATATTCCCTAAGCAGGAAAACACACTTCTCAAATCTTTGTACTTAAAGACAATGGAAACGGGAACAGACATGACATTCATGCATATGCCAAGGCAGAGGGCCAAGAGGTGCAGTTTGTTGAACAGCTTGAAATTTAGAAGACGTACCAAAGAACCAGCATTGTTGAGCAAGCTGTCTGCAATGGCTACCAAACTCCTGGCACCTGCCAAAAGCATCAATAACTTAGAACCTCTGCCATattcttctgaaattcttcCAGCGGCTGAGAGGTACAGCCAACGTAGATCTAAAAATCTGTTGGAAGTCTTTTCTTGCATTAACAGGAACTTACACTCACACTGGGCTGACAGTTGGTGCACCAAGATGTTCAGCTTTCAGCCTTTGGCACTTTATCCTGTAGAATCtaccaaaatactttttccagaCTTGAGCCACAAGCCTCCAACCTCTTTCTTGGACACCCCAGTTTTCCCAGTTTCTGTCCACATAAAATTGGACTCCAGTCCTGTGACAGACCTCACAAGGATTACATTCCAGCACTCTGTACAGCACAGACCAGTTTTGGGAGAAATGCCAGCACCGCCTTCAAAGTggactttctcttttctcctgtctCAGAACTGTCCAGATACAACAGCTTTCAAGGAAGATTCCAGCCTAGATAATGAGCTGCATTCCTCTCTCTCTGCAACAACGCCAAGGGCTGTTGCCCTTCATCCTGACCGTGGAAGAAATGCCATAGCTGAAAGAAGAGGAGGTTGCTCCATGCTTGGCCTTCATACAGTGTTAGCGCTTTCTTCGCCTGGATGTTACAGGATTTGGACGAGAAGAAGAAACTTAACCAGTCATATTCCTACCATCCAGAGACTATTTATATCACAGTTCGCACAGGGTTTGAAAGGGACAAGGTATCCAACCTCTGGATCAGATGACCTCGTCTCTTCATTGCCATACTCACTGGGCAGGGTACTTTCCATATGGAGTCAGCATGGTCCTTCTGCCTGTCCCTCCGAAATCACTCTTCTCCATTCCAGTCACTGCAAGTGGCAGCCAAGCGTGGGCATCGAGAACAG CTATGCCATTTTACCGCACTTACCTGTACAAAGTATGGAAGCACTACAGACTGCAGGTCATGAGATATG TCTGGAAGCTTCATTCCCTCTTCCGTTACCAAAGTCCTGCTCACTTCCAGAATCATCACCATCTCCCCCCGGGCTTTCAGCATCAGAGCTCCAGGTCCATGCCCTGGATGAAGCTGATGCTTCTGTTCCAGCCTGTCTTAGATCCCAAGATgacacagaactgaaaaaa acTGAGTCAGAAAAGAGGCCAAAGAAAGTCTCACAGATCCGAATCAGGAAAACTCTTCCTAAGCCGGACACTAACCTTACTCCAATGGGACTACCCAAACCAAAAAG GcttaagaagaaagaatttagTTTAGAAGAAATTTACACAAACAAGAACTATAAATCCCCTCCTCCAGCCAG GAGCTTGGAAACAATCTTTGAAGAGCCCAAGGAGAAAAATGGATGCTTGATCTCTGTCagccagcagaagagaaagcGGATTCTGGAGTTTCAGGACTTTACTCTTCCCCGGAAAAGGAAGGCACGAGGGAAAATCAAAGCTGCAGGTAGCTTCACCCGAGCAAAAAAAGCTGCACTACAGAGTGCAGAAGTAGATGCTCTTCTGAGCCAGAAGTTAATGGACCTTGAAACCTTTCTTGCAAAGGAGGCTGAGCAGGAGGAGGCTTCTAGCATCTGA
- the PRR14L gene encoding protein PRR14L isoform X2, whose amino-acid sequence MLSSGVESPHDSSLSDVIEGLYTGLPEHISAELMAVSEPNVGLDAKSDVSTPVLAHSDRLSAQRCGTLGVENFCQKTEDLGDTLQGISHGPAGSPTEELLKAGALEEDEKNRRNFRKLDCSSDGCQKEDEEAQDAEECRADCCALTPAESSSKQEDPHLNQHESSRTCRTEIAGALKNTEENQANVQVTAETLPKLTEEVQVFSSVASSPEEFSKEKFKMVPSEGDMLKKDQWQFSVSDLCKDDIKENSLLMEMSNIASHETGQIDIRFCNTSSKISPPSSHSCLDVSTKLEKDSPEAQLLEKESQSNTTSEELAGSLVEATEANSDDSLSTGKETNLIYTLNVPLPLVAQKSREPHRNERPPCTANEVSSRDKAQDNLSGKESVGASGTTGEQVTEIVLHKDKFKSSVSSRTFDNLKMTSKLSKKNTKSSVGNRESAVTGLENEHSDTWDCNDPSIKDQCTAASTSSILSGSTHVDDVLPNSHSFNVEVDEKIEENYNLEGEASAGYNSKKAIIFPEARFPLARGSLPCEDDWGKRGVDLHGINDISTTKNTFCSAYTAEKSIATLVGDEISSKNMEVVKQFDLCKVTDGSEIVCDRDEAKEQICMCALQTDEFDKIRTVDSPKAPESDQRNKTSEQLLVRYLNKKNCVHNFGFCNSPLGPKKRELGTDEKKEVSSLTANPSEYSASICDMCLLLNNMNIQTQHASQTEKTLRPMENQSLACQSEFGGPVPGSKQRLESFNNQPNAGLQTKATSVEETKISICFSQNEEMLLKTSGDLPLLVHKHARQDSFQRTLEENVADLDSLNDVRNEGCPGYTGFVSDLIEQKKIEPKEHENGCEREDKGTLEESFSGSKSHCSQHACFVECAKEKAQLVFAGKKMQQSLPKMKWLVEDQKNTGSTGFLPFSTSHGRLLHKPENMNVLSETENKKTIKSVVNNSCPQLTFEPGKETDAPKNIGLSHFGKLDIQESFNETQAASETPPALDLGISLPEKEKLCMLSENTQIENCDLSLAEVFSKDSSVTKPLSVTMSVKRKASNTEIPSSEHETATGFLNGGKSSRVCAHRKGSLRDEGHSLLTVKDMDVTLPKSTHCGETFKETSVEEKMGREGPPRKKLPINGEDCLWASLEDSRESGSKILSTENYGKVLEEIPRSNLNNLSKERKNATKLTNLAGTSLLSETVHDCQAEGASNTEASPESQYNTTPTLCPRITILPNSCKDLSPNCVVCSEVCVPYKLNAQSKDNVKEITEGQDTLPTHSVRKENEALGSERLDQIEKCQVLKRKKKYKKVDVHLSDEAQQEQKSEHQHKAKITLQPSMLHSSERLCSSSTELVTSRNMTFEGPSEEIFAVRSSENKLCSTLQEVKRPKITTDIISSQVLKTQDSEMENLKLTLGYDGIPGAFGMTNKLREPLPLKRQPGRTCKKVPASYQLKTIRKSKNPKSSPFFETPPEIFPKQENTLLKSLYLKTMETGTDMTFMHMPRQRAKRCSLLNSLKFRRRTKEPALLSKLSAMATKLLAPAKSINNLEPLPYSSEILPAAERYSQRRSKNLLEVFSCINRNLHSHWADSWCTKMFSFQPLALYPVESTKILFPDLSHKPPTSFLDTPVFPVSVHIKLDSSPVTDLTRITFQHSVQHRPVLGEMPAPPSKWTFSFLLSQNCPDTTAFKEDSSLDNELHSSLSATTPRAVALHPDRGRNAIAERRGGCSMLGLHTVLALSSPGCYRIWTRRRNLTSHIPTIQRLFISQFAQGLKGTRYPTSGSDDLVSSLPYSLGRVLSIWSQHGPSACPSEITLLHSSHCKWQPSVGIENSYAILPHLPVQSMEALQTAGHEICLEASFPLPLPKSCSLPESSPSPPGLSASELQVHALDEADASVPACLRSQDDTELKKTESEKRPKKVSQIRIRKTLPKPDTNLTPMGLPKPKRLKKKEFSLEEIYTNKNYKSPPPARSLETIFEEPKEKNGCLISVSQQKRKRILEFQDFTLPRKRKARGKIKAAGSFTRAKKAALQSAEVDALLSQKLMDLETFLAKEAEQEEASSI is encoded by the exons ATGCTATCATCTGGGGTGGAATCTCCCCATGATTCTTCTCTGTCTGATGTAATAGAGGGATTGTACACTGGGCTGCCAGAGCACATCTCTGCTGAACTTATGGCTGTGTCGGAGCCTAACGTTGGATTAGATGCAAAATCTGACGTGTCGACGCCCGTGCTAGCACACAGTGACAGGCTATCAGCTCAGCGCTGTGGTACTTTGGGCGTAGAAAACTTTTGCCAGAAGACAGAGGATTTGGGTGATACGCTCCAGGGGATTTCTCATGGGCCAGCAGGATCCCCCACTGAAGAATTACTAAAGGCTGGGGCCCTTGAAGAggatgaaaaaaatagaagaaactTTAGGAAACTAGACTGTTCTAGTGACGGATGCCAGAAGGAGGACGAGGAGGCACAAGATGCTGAGGAGTGTCGTGCTGACTGTTGTGCTTTGACTCCTGCGGAAAGTTCGTCAAAACAA GAGGACCCTCACTTAAATCAGCATGAGTCTTCGAGAACCTGTCGCACTGAAATAGCGGGAGCTCTGAAGAACACAG aagaaaaccaagCAAATGTTCAGGTGACAGCTGAAACTCTGCCAAAGCTCACTGAAGAAGTACAAG TTTTTAGTTCTGTTGCTTCATCTCCTGAGGagttctcaaaagaaaaatttaaaatggtCCCCTCAGAAGGTGATATGTTGAAAAAGGACCAGTGGCAATTCTCTGTCAGTGATCTATGCAAGGAtgatataaaagaaaacagtcttttgATGGAAATGAGCAACATTGCTTCCCATGAAACTGGCCAGATAGACATACGCTTTTGTAATACCTCCAGTAAAATTTCTCCTCCCAGTAGCCACAGCTGTCTGGATGTTAGTACCAAGCTAGAAAAAGATTCACCTGAGGCACAACTGCTTGAAAAGGAATCTCAGAGCAATACAACATCAGAAGAGTTGGCTGGCAGTTTAGTTGAAGCTACAGAAGCTAATAGTGATGACAGTTTGTCCACTGGCAAAGAAACTAATTTGATTTATACACTAAATGTACCTCTACCTCTTGTTGCACAAAAATCAAGAGAACCTCATCGTAATGAGCGTCCTCCTTGTACTGCTAATGAAGTTTCGAGCAGGGACAAGGCTCAGGATAATCTATCTGGAAAAGAATCAGTTGGTGCTTCTGGAACAACAGGGGAACAAGTCACTGAAATTGTGCTTCATAAAGACAAATTCAAGTCTTCAGTAAGTTCCAGGACTTTTGATAACCTTAAAATGACAAGCAAACTTTCCAAAAAGAACACGAAATCTTCAGTGGGAAACAGAGAGAGTGCGGTCACTGGTTTAGAAAATGAACATAGTGATACCTGGGATTGTAATGATCCAAGTATAAAAGACCAGTGTACAGCTGCCAGTACTTCCTCTATTTTATCAGGAAGTACACATGTAGATGATGTTCTCCCAAACAGTCATTCTTTTAATGTTGAGGTTGATGAGAAGattgaagaaaattataatttggAAGGAGAAGCTTCAGCTGGATATAATAGTAAAAAGGCAATCATCTTTCCAGAAGCACGCTTCCCTTTGGCACGTGGATCTCTTCCTTGTGAAGATGACTGGGGCAAGAGAGGTGTAGATCTGCATGGGATAAATGACATttccacaacaaaaaacacGTTTTGCTCAGCTTATACTGCAGAGAAGTCTATTGCCACCTTGGTAGGAGATGAGATTTCAAGTAAGAATATGGAGGTTGTGAAACAGTTTGATCTTTGTAAAGTAACAGATGGCAGTGAAATTGTTTGTGACAGAGATGAGGCAAAAGAACAAATCTGCATGTGTGCTCTCCAGACAGATGAATTTGATAAAATAAGAACTGTGGATTCTCCAAAGGCTCCTGAAAGTGATCAGAGAAATAAGACTAGTGAACAGCTATTAGTCAGatatttgaacaaaaaaaactGTGTTCATAATTTTGGATTTTGCAACTCTCCATTAGGCCCAAAGAAGAGAGAACTAGGCACAGACGAGAAGAAAGAAGTGTCATCGCTCACAGCTAATCCCTCTGAGTATAGTGCTTCAATCTGTGATATGTGTCTGTTACTCAACAACATGAATATTCAAACACAGCATGCTAGCCAAACAGAAAAGACCCTTCGTCCAATGGAAAATCAGTCTCTCGCATGCCAGAGTGAGTTTGGTGGCCCCGTTCCAGGCAGCAAGCAACGTTTAGAAAGCTTCAACAACCAACCAAACGCTGGCTTACAAACTAAGGCTACTTCTGTGGAAGAAACCAAAATATCAATTTGCTTTAGTCAAAACGAAGAGATGCTGTTAAAAACAAGTGGCGACCTGCCTCTGTTAGTTCATAAACATGCAAGACAAGACAGTTTTCAAAGAACTCTAGAAGAGAATGTAGCAGATTTGGACTCTTTGAATGATGTGAGAAATGAAGGCTGTCCAGGATACACGGGTTTCGTCAGTGATCTAATtgagcagaagaaaattgaaCCAAAAGAACATGAGAATGGATGTGAAAGAGAAGATAAAGGAACTCTTGAAGAAAGCTTTTCTGGTAGCAAATCACATTGCTCACAGCATGCTTGCTTTGTCGAATGTGCAAAAGAGAAAGCACAGCTAgtgtttgcaggaaaaaaaatgcagcaatcTTTGCCAAAGATGAAGTGGTTGGTAGAGGACCAGAAAAATACAGGTAGTACTGgatttcttcccttctcaaCAAGTCATGGGAGGCTGTTACATAAGCCAGAAAATATGAATGTgctttcagagacagaaaacaaaaaaacaataaaatctgTCGTAAATAACTCTTGCCCGCAGTTAACATTTGAGCCTGGCAAAGAAACTGATGCTCCAAAGAATATTGGTTTATCCCATTTCGGAAAGCTTGACATCCAAGAATCTTTTAATGAGACTCAGGCGGCTTCAGAAACACCACCAGCTCTGGACTTGGGAATCTCTCTGCCcgagaaagaaaagctgtgtaTGTTGTCTGAGAATACACAAATAGAAAATTGTGATTTGTCTTTAGCCGAAGTTTTTAGCAAAGATTCCTCAGTGACAAAACCTCTTTCTGTAACAATGTCTGTGAAGAGAAAAGCCAGCAATACTGAGATTCCATCTTCAGAGCATGAAACAGCAACTGGCTTTTTAAACGGTGGAAAAAGCTCAAGAGTTTGTGCACACAGGAAAGGAAGTCTGAGAGATGAGGGGCATAGCTTGCTAACTGTAAAAGACATGGATGTGACCCTGCCAAAAAGTACTCACTGTGGAGAGACGTTTAAGGAGACATCTGTAGAAGAGAAGATGGGAAGAGAAGGACCCCCTAGAAAAAAGCTTCCCATCAATGGAGAAGATTGTCTCTGGGCCTCATTAGAAGATTCAAGAGAGTCTGGTAGCAAAATACTCAGTACTGAGAATTATGGAAAGGTTTTGGAAGAAATCCCAAGGTCTAACCTAAATaatctttcaaaagaaagaaaaaatgctacAAAGCTCACAAACTTAGCAGGTACCAGTCTACTTTCAGAAACTGTGCATGATTGTCAAGCTGAAGGTGCGTCCAACACAGAAGCTTCACCAGAATCGCAGTATAATACAACACCCACGCTTTGTCCGCGTATAACCATACTTCCAAACAGTTGCAAGGACTTGTCCCCAAACTGTGTGGTTTGCAGTGAAGTATGTGTGCCTTACAAATTAAATGCACAGAGCAAAGATAATGTAAAGGAGATTACAGAAGGCCAGGACACTCTACCAACTCATTCAGTTCGCAAGGAAAATGAGGCTCTAGGTTCAGAGAGACTTGATCAAATAGAGAAATGTCAGGTACTTAAACGAAAGAAGAAGTATAAGAAGGTGGATGTACATCTGTCAGACGAGGCACAACAAGAACAGAAGTCAGAACATCAACATAAAGCAAAAATCACACTGCAACCAAGTATGTTGCACAGTTCTGAACGCTTATGCAGCTCTTCAACTGAGTTGGTGACATCAAGAAATATGACATTTGAAGGTCCTTCAGAGGAGATTTTTGCTGTCAGAAGCAGTGAAAATAAACTATGTAGCACTTTACAAGAAGTCAAAAGGCCAAAGATTACCACAGATATTATTAGTTCACAGGTTTTGAAGACTCAGgattcagaaatggaaaacctGAAACTTACTTTAGGGTATGATGGAATCCCTGGTGCCTTTGGAATGACGAATAAACTAAGAGAACCTCTTCCATTAAAAAGACAGCCTGGAAGGACATGCAAAAAAGTTCCTGCATCGTATCAGCTAAAAAccataagaaaaagcaaaaacccgAAAAGTTCACCTTTTTTTGAGACTCCCCCAGAAATATTCCCTAAGCAGGAAAACACACTTCTCAAATCTTTGTACTTAAAGACAATGGAAACGGGAACAGACATGACATTCATGCATATGCCAAGGCAGAGGGCCAAGAGGTGCAGTTTGTTGAACAGCTTGAAATTTAGAAGACGTACCAAAGAACCAGCATTGTTGAGCAAGCTGTCTGCAATGGCTACCAAACTCCTGGCACCTGCCAAAAGCATCAATAACTTAGAACCTCTGCCATattcttctgaaattcttcCAGCGGCTGAGAGGTACAGCCAACGTAGATCTAAAAATCTGTTGGAAGTCTTTTCTTGCATTAACAGGAACTTACACTCACACTGGGCTGACAGTTGGTGCACCAAGATGTTCAGCTTTCAGCCTTTGGCACTTTATCCTGTAGAATCtaccaaaatactttttccagaCTTGAGCCACAAGCCTCCAACCTCTTTCTTGGACACCCCAGTTTTCCCAGTTTCTGTCCACATAAAATTGGACTCCAGTCCTGTGACAGACCTCACAAGGATTACATTCCAGCACTCTGTACAGCACAGACCAGTTTTGGGAGAAATGCCAGCACCGCCTTCAAAGTggactttctcttttctcctgtctCAGAACTGTCCAGATACAACAGCTTTCAAGGAAGATTCCAGCCTAGATAATGAGCTGCATTCCTCTCTCTCTGCAACAACGCCAAGGGCTGTTGCCCTTCATCCTGACCGTGGAAGAAATGCCATAGCTGAAAGAAGAGGAGGTTGCTCCATGCTTGGCCTTCATACAGTGTTAGCGCTTTCTTCGCCTGGATGTTACAGGATTTGGACGAGAAGAAGAAACTTAACCAGTCATATTCCTACCATCCAGAGACTATTTATATCACAGTTCGCACAGGGTTTGAAAGGGACAAGGTATCCAACCTCTGGATCAGATGACCTCGTCTCTTCATTGCCATACTCACTGGGCAGGGTACTTTCCATATGGAGTCAGCATGGTCCTTCTGCCTGTCCCTCCGAAATCACTCTTCTCCATTCCAGTCACTGCAAGTGGCAGCCAAGCGTGGGCATCGAGAACAG CTATGCCATTTTACCGCACTTACCTGTACAAAGTATGGAAGCACTACAGACTGCAGGTCATGAGATATG TCTGGAAGCTTCATTCCCTCTTCCGTTACCAAAGTCCTGCTCACTTCCAGAATCATCACCATCTCCCCCCGGGCTTTCAGCATCAGAGCTCCAGGTCCATGCCCTGGATGAAGCTGATGCTTCTGTTCCAGCCTGTCTTAGATCCCAAGATgacacagaactgaaaaaa acTGAGTCAGAAAAGAGGCCAAAGAAAGTCTCACAGATCCGAATCAGGAAAACTCTTCCTAAGCCGGACACTAACCTTACTCCAATGGGACTACCCAAACCAAAAAG GcttaagaagaaagaatttagTTTAGAAGAAATTTACACAAACAAGAACTATAAATCCCCTCCTCCAGCCAG GAGCTTGGAAACAATCTTTGAAGAGCCCAAGGAGAAAAATGGATGCTTGATCTCTGTCagccagcagaagagaaagcGGATTCTGGAGTTTCAGGACTTTACTCTTCCCCGGAAAAGGAAGGCACGAGGGAAAATCAAAGCTGCAGGTAGCTTCACCCGAGCAAAAAAAGCTGCACTACAGAGTGCAGAAGTAGATGCTCTTCTGAGCCAGAAGTTAATGGACCTTGAAACCTTTCTTGCAAAGGAGGCTGAGCAGGAGGAGGCTTCTAGCATCTGA